TAGGCAAGCAGGGGATACAAAGGAGGTGATTTGGATCAATAATTTCGTGAATTGGTATTAGCGCTGATTACCTTGATTTAATTTCTGTAAAATTCCCTCTAACTCTTGCTGATACTTACCATACTCAGCCCAATTACCTTGTTTGAGGGCTGCTTGTGCTTTTTGATAAGTTGCTAGAGCAGATTGGGCTAAAGTTGAAGTTACTCCTGTTGTTGAACTAGGTACTTGCTTCTCTACCTGTTCGCTACCAAAAATTACCGCCAAGGCTCGATCGAGAGTTTCTTCCATGACTACTGCTTTGTCATAAGCCACAATAACTCGTTTTAACTCCGGTAACTCACCCTGTTCGGCTCGCAGATATACTGGCTCTACATAAAGTAAAGATTGCTCAATCGGAATTACTAATAAATCGCCGCGAATTACTTTAGAACCAGACTGACTCCATAAGGTAAATTGTTGAGAAATTTTCGGGTCTTGGTCAATTTTCGCTTCAATTTGTCTGGGGCCAAACACCAGTTTTTGTTTAGGAAACTCATACAACAGCAATTTACCGTAGTCTTTACCATTAGAATGCGCCGCCATCCATGCAATCATGTTGTCTTTATTAGCAGGTGTAAACGGCAGAATCATCATAAATCCTGCTTTCGCTTCCCCTGGTAAGCGCATAATTACATAGTATGGTTGCATAACTTGTTCGCTACCCTCATAAGTCTGGATGGGAAAGCGCCACAAATCTTCCCGGTTATAAAATGCTTCTGGGTCGCTCATGTGGTAAGCAAGATACATTTGCGCTTGGATGTTTAACAAGTCTTGGGGGTAGCGAAAATGCGCTTTCACTTCCGGGGGAATTGCTGTTTGGGGTTGAAACAGGTGCGGAAAAATTTGACTATAGGTGTGCAGTACGGGGTCAGTTGCATCGATCGCAAAAAACTGCATTGTGCCATCGTAGGCATCAACTACTACCTTAACTGAGTTACGAATATAGTTGATATTGCTGTGTAAGAATTGCTCGTTATTTTCTCCCTTGAGATTGTTGTTGGCATTCTGACTCTGGGATAATGGCTGAGAATAAGGATAGCGATCGCTCACCGTGTAAGCATCCACAATCCACTGTAATCTACCCTTGATTACTGTCAGGTAAGGGTCGCTATCAAACCGCAGAAATGGTGCGACGTGTTCCAGCCTTTGTTGAATATTTCTGTAGTAATGGATACGCGACTGTGGTTGAAAGTAATTGGAAATCAAAATCTGGAGACTGTTCAGATCGTAGCCATAAGCGAGTCTGTGCCAAAATGTTGGTATCCGTACACCACCTTTACCGTTGTAGCTAATAAAGGCATTACTCCCACCAAGAGGATAGTCAAACTCTGGGGTTTTCGTACCCGTAAAAATATAGTTATTGGTTTCTTCGCCATAGTAAATTGCAGGTTGGCTCACCTGAAGATCTACTTGGCTGACAGGCGGAATATCTTTGATATACAGTTGGGGTAAGCCATCAGATGTAACTTGGTTAACCGGACTCATCACCAAGCCGTAGCCGTGGGTATACTTCAGACGTTGGTTTACCCAGGTACGCGCTTCTTGGGGTAACTGAGAGTAAGACAACTCGCGTCCTGAAAGCATAACCTGTTGATAATCACCATTGAGAGTGTAGCGATCGACATCGACGCTATTAAATTTGTAGTAGAGTCGAATCTCCTGAATTTGGCGATAAGTGCTGAGAAGCGGGCGGTAATCCCACAAGCGAATGTTGCGGATAGTTGGCTGATTTAACTGCAAATTTTGGTGGTTTAGTTGATTTTGCGCAGCGTAGTTTTGCTTTTGTACATTGTCTAGGCGATAAGCATTCTGAGTAAATTTAATATTGTTAGCAATGTATGGTTTTTCTTTAGCTAATTCGTTGGGTTCAACGATAAATTTTTGCACAAATCCAGGGTAGATACCGATAAGTGCTATCAGGGCAATGACATATAAAAGAATTCCATTAAATAAAAGTGAAAATTTGCTTTGTCTAATTGAGAAACCGAATATTAATGCTAATCCTAAAGTCAAAAGACTCATCACTGAATAAGCAAAAATTCGAGCATAAACATCTGTATAGCCAGCACCAAAAGCCGCCCCATTAGTTGAGTAAAGCAAACTGTAACGATTGAGCCAAAATTTAACAGCAATTAATCCCAAAATTCCGATTAATAGCCAGCTTAAATGATGAGAAGCTTGAATATTCAGAACATATCGACCTTTGCGCCGCTGTGTAAAGCTATCTTTGAGGAAATAGACAATAACTGCGATAATTAGTCCCAACACCAACAGAGATAATAGCCAGTTACAGATAGCTTGATAAAGCGGTAGCTGGAAAACGTAAAAACCAATATCTTGTTGAAATATGGGGTCGCGATCGCTAAAATTACTTGTATGGAAATACTTTAGTAGAGTTTCCCAAAGCGGAACGCTAGCACTAGCAGCCCCTAACGCTGTGAGAAAAATCAAAACTAAAGCGAATAAATTAATAAATATATCAGCATAATCAGCCAAATTAGTATCCGTTAACAAGCGAATCGAGCCGTAACGGGTACGATACATAGCAATTTTATAATTAGCCCAAAGAAATATTGCAAAGCAGACAAAGGTGAATATCCAGAGGAGAATTTGCCAAGTCCATCTTGTCCAAAAGACTTCAGCGAAGCCAACAGCATCAAACCACCATACTTCGGTGAGAATATGTACTAGGATTTTAGATAGAGGCAGACCAATGATCGCGATTAAAATGATTAGTGTCACGCCTCTGGGTTGCAGGTTCATGGTTTATTTATTTAGCTGACAGAAACCCAAGAAAAAATTACTGGCATAGTTTCAATTTTCAATATTAACTTCAAAGTCAGTCCCTTTTTGCCTATCAGATGTGAACTTAGTACGATAAGGAACTAATGTTCCGCAACGGTCTACCGTCCAACGTTCTACCCATGAGGCTTGTCGGGGAACCCCATTTTCCAATTTAATATCGTGGGGTGGCTCAATCACTTCAGTATTAACAATACGATGATTTTGGCATTGTTCATCTGTGACAAACTCAATCATCGCTATTGTGTTGAGTGTATCCCGTTGCAGAATGCAATCAGCTAGGCTGTCACCAGGAAGTTTCTTACATGGCTGAGTTTCTTTAGCTGCTGCACTATCTCCCATGAGACCGCCAATCAATAACAAGCACAACAGCAATATTGTTGACAATCTAGGCAGTTTCATAATCTAAATACCTGCTAGCAACCCAGAATTTGAGTTCTAGGATGAAAGCAAGGCTGTATATACTACCATTTTCAAATTAGAAAAAAAATTTGAGGAACTTGTGAGGAATTTTAAGTCAATAGATGCTGGCTATTTTCATCACGATGTTTTTTTAGATACTCCATGAATGGTGTACCGCCTGTGCCAATAACTGTGTCGTTGTTGAACTTTGGCGTTTGCTGGTGTATGTAGGAAGCGGCAAATTTCAGATGCTGAGTTCGGAATTGTTCGATGAGAGAAATGCAGTCATTATATAAATCTTTCAGTTGAGGGACTTTATCCATGTGACTTTGGACAAAATCACGCAGATGCGATCGCTTTTCTACTTCTTGAATAAAATCACGATGTTTTGGTGGCATATAATCCCGCATTTCTCTGAGATATTCCCACAAAGGATCGTTTTGGTGAGTAATGTTGAATAGCGCATCCATCGTTGGCACAATCGCACTTTGTGCGCCTGTCTCACCCCGAAACTGCTGGGGTTCTTCGTCGTAAGCTTCTACGCCTTCATAAATCAGTCCTTCGGGTAATGCGGGGTTGTTTTTCCAAGCGTGAATGTAAGGACGGACTCGATTGTAGTAAATGTATGGATCGCAGGCTTCTGTCATCCGCTTCATGGTAGTGTTAATCGCTGTCCATGCTGTTTTGATATTCTCTAAAGCAGCGATGACAGTAGTTGTATCGTCTTGCGCAATCCCCTCTAAAATATTGGGAATTACAGCTAGCGCTGGTGCAGCTTTGGCTTCAATTTCAATGTGAATCAGAATAAACCAATCTTCATCCAATCCACCTAAAAAGTTTTGCCAGATGGTGATGTTACCGATGGCAATGGGTTCGGTTTCGTGAATGCGTACCCAGTTGTCTACAGCGTAGGAAGCATAAGACAATACAGGCGGTCTGCCTAATTTTTGAGAAATCTGGTAAAAAGGTACAGCAATGTTCCGTGGTAGAACTTTCACGGGTGTAGCCTCACCCCAAACATAAGCATGAGTTAGGTAAGCATACATCTGCATTGCTCGACGCAACTGCATTTGATCTAATTTTGTGCGCTCTACGTCCACTTTGAAAATGTTCTCAATTATCGGGCGAATCTTCCGTGTCGTCATTAACTTGGGTAGCATTGTCGCAGTTTTTTCGACTTGCCAAAAAATATCTGGCAATTGCGCCTCGGCTGGAGAATGCTTTGGTAAAAAACCAGTTTCTGAACTTACTTCGTAATCTTCCAGTCTCAGAGGATGTACACTTCCTGCTTGAAGTGCGATAGCAGTCATAATTTTTTGCCTCAGACTAATTTGTAACTTGCTAAAACAGCCTGATAATGTTCGCGTAGCACGCGACGCATGACTTTATTGGATGCAGTACGTGGCAATGTATCAACGATTACGATGTCTTGAATTTTAAATAAGGGATTGAGTTGCTGGCGAATTGCCGTTTGTAGAGAATTTTTGAGTAATTCTTTGTTCTGCTGGAGATGATTTTCCACTACAGCGTAGATCGCTAATTGACTCGGCCCGCCCTCAGGAGGCGAAAAAGCGATCGCCACAGCTTCACAAATTCCCTCTACAGAATTGACAATTTGCTCAATTTCCACTGAGCTAACTTTGATACCCCCTAAATTCATCGTGTCATCAACTCGACCTTGAGCGCGGTAGTAGCCGTTAGCTAAACGCTCAATGCGATCGCCATGACGGCGTAGCGAAGATTGAGGAGTATTGGCGAAGTAAACTTGATGATGGTCTTTGTTTAACAACTCAGTAGAAAGACCAATAGAAGGAGCAACTATAAACGCTTCACCTTTATCAGCAGGATGCCCTTCTTCATCCACAATCGCTAAGTCTAGCCCTAAAGCTGGTGTAGTAAAAGTTGCAGGTGCAGAAGGTTGTACCAGAGTACTAGTGATGTATGCCCCGCCAATTTCTGTACCACCGCAGTACTCTACAATTGGTTTGTAGCCTGCTAGAGACATCAAAAACAGCATATCTTGGGGATTAGAACATTCACCAGTAGAACTGAAGGCTTTGATACTGCTCCAATCAAGCCCTTGCATACAGGCGGTAGTTTTCCAAACGCTGACTAAACTTGGCACTACACCCAGCATCGTCACGCGCGCATTTTGAATAAACTCGCCAAATCCCCTTTCTGTGGGTGTGCCATAGTAAAGAGCAATGGTGGCGCGATTAATTAAGCTGGCATAAATCAGCCACGGCCCCATCATCCACCCTAAATTAGTCGGCCAGGCTACGACATCACCAGCATGGATATCTTGATGTAAATGTCCATCCGCAGCGCATTTAATCGGGGTGGTTTGCGTCCAAGGAATTGCTTTCGGGACTCCTGTAGTACCGGAGGAGAAGAGGATATTCTTGTAAGCCGCAGGATTGGCAGAAAAAGCTTCAAATTCTTCTTCGTTGCTCAGAAATTCTTTCCAAGTTAGATCGTTAGAACGCAATTCTACAGAAGTTCCCAGGACGATCGCTCTTGGTGCATTGGCATCCACTACTTTGGAATAAAGAGGTAATTGCTTACTGCAACGCCAAATATAGTCTTGCGTAAAGATAGCTTTTGCCTCAGATATATGCAACCGTATGGCAATTTCCGCCGCCGCAAAACTGTCAGCAATGGAAACCACCACACAGCCAGCTTTGATAATACCTAAATAAATCGCCACCGATTCAGCAGTCATCGGCATAGCAATCGCGATCGCATCCCCAGGAACAAAGCCAGCTGTCACCAATCCATTGGCGACGCGGTTAGTTAAACTGTGGAGTTCTTTATAGGTGAGGGTAGACAGCGAACCACCTTCTTCTTGAAAGATAATGGCTGGGGCATTTTCATCTGCCAACAAACAACTCTCAACTATATTTAACCGCGCATCCACCAGCCATTGCGGAGACTCCACACCACCCGACAGGTCAACAATTCTACTGTATGGCTTGTGCAAGCGGATACCTAATCGTTGAATCATCATCTCCCAGAACTCGCCACGATGCTGAGTTGACCAAGCGTGCAGTTCTGCGTAGGAATCCACATTTAGCTGTTTCATCAACGCCGCGATGTTGGTTGACTGAATTTGCTCCTCCGTGGGAAACCAAGCGGGAGGCTGTCCGGCGCTTTTATAAAGAAGTTCGTGAAAGTCAAAAGGTTGGTCAGATTTCAAGATGTGGCGCGTGAATTGCTGCCAGCACTCTGCGGCAGGCAGTGAGGATAACCACCGATTGATTTGTGGTAGCATTGCGGCAGCCGTTTCTCTTGCTATACCGCAAGCGATAATTTGTTCTAGCGATAACTGCTTTGTCATCGCCCTTACCTCTTATATAATTTTGGATTTTAGTATCACGCAGAGGCGCAGAGAGGCAGAGAGGATAAGGTTTGCAAACACTCTGCGTTACTTTGAGTTGACTTTGCGCCCCTCTGCGTTAAAAAAACTACTAAGTAAATACTTTGCTTACTCTGTCTTCATTAAGACCATCCCAGAAAACAGCGATCGCATCTAAAATCTCTCGCCCTCCTTGGATGAACTTACCTCGGTCAAAGTCTGGCTGAAAATATACTTCTTCCAATTCTTCTAAAGTATGTCCCGCGTGCTGTCCTTCAACGCGGTTGTGCCAAGTGAAGAATGCTAAATGCAGCTGCGGATGTCGTGTTTGTTTAATGCGCGTTAGCCCGTCTTCTAACTCTTGCCAGAAGCCTGCTGCTGCCCAATTCTCCACAGCAAAGCTAGCACCTTCAGCTATGTGCGGGTCGTCGCTACCATAAAGGCGTTGCAATTCATCGCAGAAGTGTAAAGTACTGGGGCGACCGTGCTTGCGCTTACCCAGTTCTTCGTAGTGTAGCCCCAACCCTTCAGCTACACCTAACAGCCATTCAAAATGCGCAGCCCGGAAACGACAAACACCACCGTCTACAGTCCCTTCTGTACTTACTAGTTCGGGGTCGCCTTCTTTGTCTTTATCTTCCTCGGTTTGGGCTAAATGAGTGCTGCCATTTTTCCCAGATTGACGATAAATTACGCCCAACTCGTTTAATAAAATCTCTCGACTAGCCCGCGACTGTTTGAGGGTAGGTGAGTTAATTGCTTTCAGTAAAGCTGCTACTAAAAATAGGTTGGAGAATACCGAAAATTGTTTAATGAAATGGCGTAATTCTTCATCTGTCACCGTACCATTGCTAAACCACCGAGTATAGGTGTTGTTAGTAATGATCCGGTGCTGCAAAAATTCTCTTTCTACTTCGGTAAGGAAGTCGCGGAAACTGTTCACTTGCGCTTGAGTCAATTCACCTCGCTGCAAGCGTTCCTCAATTCGTGAGGAAATATTTAAATTTTTTGGTGTTGCTAGAACTTGAGTCATAAACTCACCTCATTTGCGAAACCAGTTTGATTTGAGGTGGAACTACCTAACTCAAACTGTCTTCAATTTTTAATTGTTAACTGCGTACAGGTTCTCCTAGATGTGATGTCCAACTGTAAGAATAGTTTTTGTCTTCTAAAGCTAAGGCATACTTCGTTAGTTTCAACGGACGGAAAGTATCAATCATTACTGCCAGTTCGTTTGTCCGTTCTTTCCCAATTGACCCCTCATACATTCCTGGGTGGGGGCCGTGGGGAATGCCGCTAGGATGAACGGTAATCGATGCCCGATCGATTCCTTTGCGGGACATAAAGTTGCCTTCTACGTAATAGATGACCTCATCTGAATCAACGTTGGAATGGTTATAAGGAGCTGGAACTGCTTGGGGATGATAATCGAACAGGCGCGGTACAAAAGAACACACCACAAATCCTGGCGCTTCAAAGGTTTGATGTACAGGTGGTGGTTGATGCAGTCGCCCTGTAATTGGCTCAAAGTCTTCAATATTGAAAGCAAAGGGCCAGAGATGTCCATCCCAGCCAACTACATCTAAAGGATGATGGCGATAAAGGTAACTGGTAATTTGATTTTGGGCTTTGACTCTTACCTCAAATTCTCCTGCTTCATCGTGGGTAATTAACTCATCCGGTGGGCGAATGTCACGTTCGCAGTAGGGAGAATGTTCGAGGAATTGACCGTAACGATTGAGGTAACGCGCTGGCGGGTCAATATGTCCGTAGGCTTCAATAACGAGCATTCTTTGCTCAATCCCCGCATCGGGAATTATCCGCCACATTACACCTGTGGGAATTACTAAATAATCACCAACGTTGTAACGCAGAATGCCATATTGACTTTCTAATATACCGCTACCATCGTGGATGAAAAGTACTTCATCACCGTGAGCAAAGCGATACCAGTAATGCATCGGTTGGGTAGGACGCGCCACCGAAATGCAGACATCTGTATTAGCCATTAGGGGAATACGAGATGCGATCGCATCCCCACCTAAATCTACTGTAGCTGTGCGTAAGTGTCGATGTAATAAGGCACCTGGTTCTTCATAAGGAATCTCTACCCTTTGTTCCAGCAAAATCTTCTCAATTTGCGTAGGCGGACGCAAGTGGTAAAGCAGAGATTGCACGCCAGAAAATCCGCGAATACTAATTAACTCTTCGTGATATAAAGAACCGTTGGGTTGATGAAACTGTGTATGTCGTTTGTGTGGTAGTTTTCCCAACTTATAGTAGTAAGTCATAATTTCGCCCTGCTTTTAGTACTCCACCACATTGATCTCGATCTTCTTTCCCTCTTCCTTTGTGTCTTTGTGCCTCTGTGGTTCTTTTCCTAACCCATCAAATTCAGTGCGATGAACCACTAAACACTTACGAGATTTCCCCGTCGTGCTTGTTCGCGTTCAATAGCTTCAAACAAGGCTTTGAAGTTTCCTTCACCGAAGCCCCGCGCCCCGTGTCGTTCAATCACCTCAAAAAACAATGTGGGTCTATCTTGTACGGGTTGAGTAAAAATTTGCAGCAAATACCCATCTCGATCTCTATCTACCAAGATGCCTAATTCTGCCAACTTATCTATAGATTCGTCAATTTTTCCTACCCGTTGTTCTAAGTTCTCGTAATAAGTTGGTGGCGCAACCAAAAATTCCACACCTGTTGCTTTCATACGGGTAACTGTCTCAATAATATTGTCAGTTGCCAACGCTATATGCTGAACTCCAGGGCCATAGTTATATTCTAAATATTCTTCAATTTGAGATTTGCGTTTACCA
The genomic region above belongs to Calothrix sp. NIES-2098 and contains:
- a CDS encoding AMP-dependent synthetase and ligase, translating into MTKQLSLEQIIACGIARETAAAMLPQINRWLSSLPAAECWQQFTRHILKSDQPFDFHELLYKSAGQPPAWFPTEEQIQSTNIAALMKQLNVDSYAELHAWSTQHRGEFWEMMIQRLGIRLHKPYSRIVDLSGGVESPQWLVDARLNIVESCLLADENAPAIIFQEEGGSLSTLTYKELHSLTNRVANGLVTAGFVPGDAIAIAMPMTAESVAIYLGIIKAGCVVVSIADSFAAAEIAIRLHISEAKAIFTQDYIWRCSKQLPLYSKVVDANAPRAIVLGTSVELRSNDLTWKEFLSNEEEFEAFSANPAAYKNILFSSGTTGVPKAIPWTQTTPIKCAADGHLHQDIHAGDVVAWPTNLGWMMGPWLIYASLINRATIALYYGTPTERGFGEFIQNARVTMLGVVPSLVSVWKTTACMQGLDWSSIKAFSSTGECSNPQDMLFLMSLAGYKPIVEYCGGTEIGGAYITSTLVQPSAPATFTTPALGLDLAIVDEEGHPADKGEAFIVAPSIGLSTELLNKDHHQVYFANTPQSSLRRHGDRIERLANGYYRAQGRVDDTMNLGGIKVSSVEIEQIVNSVEGICEAVAIAFSPPEGGPSQLAIYAVVENHLQQNKELLKNSLQTAIRQQLNPLFKIQDIVIVDTLPRTASNKVMRRVLREHYQAVLASYKLV
- a CDS encoding homogentisate 12-dioxygenase: MTYYYKLGKLPHKRHTQFHQPNGSLYHEELISIRGFSGVQSLLYHLRPPTQIEKILLEQRVEIPYEEPGALLHRHLRTATVDLGGDAIASRIPLMANTDVCISVARPTQPMHYWYRFAHGDEVLFIHDGSGILESQYGILRYNVGDYLVIPTGVMWRIIPDAGIEQRMLVIEAYGHIDPPARYLNRYGQFLEHSPYCERDIRPPDELITHDEAGEFEVRVKAQNQITSYLYRHHPLDVVGWDGHLWPFAFNIEDFEPITGRLHQPPPVHQTFEAPGFVVCSFVPRLFDYHPQAVPAPYNHSNVDSDEVIYYVEGNFMSRKGIDRASITVHPSGIPHGPHPGMYEGSIGKERTNELAVMIDTFRPLKLTKYALALEDKNYSYSWTSHLGEPVRS